One segment of Clostridium botulinum DNA contains the following:
- a CDS encoding bifunctional folylpolyglutamate synthase/dihydrofolate synthase, with amino-acid sequence MKMNYEEAMNYISSVGRFGSNYGLKRTYRLLELLGEPQKKLKLIHVAGTNGKGSTTSMITSILIGMGYKVGMYTSPFLEEFEERIQINGENIPKNKLTELINTVKKAVDKVIEEGYEHPTEFEILTTAMYLYYYNEKVDYAVIEVGLGGELDSTNVITPIVSVITSISFDHMNILGNSLYEIAMQKAGIIKEEIPVVVYPQTNEAMRAIIEKAKITNSKVCEINSNSGTFIEVKHEEKFYQKVKIDTGKELYNANLPLMGEHQILNLSVALTTIEILCEREGLILNKKLIENSIESVKWKGRLEVLNKEPLIVMDGAHNIEGIKMLKSNVKKYFKYNNVFLLLGILADKQVEEMIKEITPMAYKVYVLTPHSDRAELNTELKDHILKYNKNTIALDSYEDAMKTVLSEATSEDLILISGSLYMIGDMRKIITQKNNDIALSYLFFCI; translated from the coding sequence ATGAAGATGAATTATGAAGAAGCAATGAATTATATAAGTAGTGTTGGAAGGTTTGGATCTAACTATGGTCTTAAAAGGACTTATCGATTATTAGAATTACTAGGTGAACCGCAAAAAAAATTAAAATTAATTCATGTAGCGGGAACTAATGGAAAGGGATCTACTACTTCAATGATAACTTCAATTTTAATTGGAATGGGATATAAAGTTGGTATGTATACATCTCCTTTTCTAGAAGAATTTGAAGAAAGAATACAAATTAATGGTGAAAATATTCCTAAAAATAAATTAACTGAATTAATTAATACTGTGAAAAAAGCTGTAGATAAAGTTATAGAAGAAGGCTATGAGCATCCAACTGAATTTGAGATTTTAACAACTGCTATGTATTTATATTATTATAATGAAAAAGTTGATTATGCTGTAATTGAAGTAGGGCTTGGTGGAGAGTTAGATTCTACCAATGTAATAACTCCAATTGTTAGTGTTATTACATCAATTAGTTTTGATCATATGAATATTTTGGGGAATTCTTTATATGAAATTGCTATGCAAAAAGCAGGGATAATAAAAGAAGAAATTCCAGTAGTAGTTTATCCTCAAACTAATGAAGCTATGAGAGCTATAATAGAAAAAGCTAAAATAACAAATAGTAAAGTATGTGAAATAAACAGTAATAGTGGGACATTTATAGAGGTAAAGCACGAAGAAAAATTTTATCAAAAAGTTAAAATTGATACTGGCAAGGAATTATATAATGCTAATTTACCATTAATGGGAGAACATCAAATTTTAAATTTAAGTGTAGCTTTAACTACAATAGAGATATTATGTGAAAGAGAGGGTTTAATACTTAATAAAAAGTTAATTGAAAATTCAATTGAATCTGTAAAGTGGAAAGGTCGATTGGAAGTATTAAATAAAGAACCATTAATTGTAATGGATGGAGCACATAATATAGAAGGAATAAAGATGCTAAAAAGTAATGTAAAAAAATATTTTAAGTACAATAATGTTTTTTTATTATTAGGAATTTTAGCAGATAAGCAAGTAGAGGAAATGATTAAGGAAATAACACCAATGGCATATAAGGTTTATGTATTAACACCTCATAGTGATAGGGCTGAATTAAATACAGAACTGAAAGATCATATATTAAAATACAATAAAAATACCATAGCTTTAGACAGTTATGAAGACGCAATGAAAACAGTGTTATCTGAAGCAACTTCAGAAGATTTAATATTGATTAGTGGTTCATTATATATGATAGGAGATATGAGAAAAATAATAACACAAAAAAATAATGATATAGCATTATCATATCTATTTTTTTGTATTTGA
- a CDS encoding putative heavy metal-binding protein: protein MIITTTPAIEGKNILEYKGVVFGEVISGVNFIKDFAAGLSNFFGGRSNTYEDELIGAREKAMKEMENRAIQMGANAVVGVDIDYEVLGSDNGMLMVTASGTAVYCE, encoded by the coding sequence ATGATTATTACAACAACACCAGCTATAGAAGGTAAAAATATTTTAGAATATAAAGGAGTGGTATTTGGGGAGGTAATCTCAGGTGTGAATTTTATAAAAGACTTTGCAGCTGGATTATCTAATTTCTTTGGGGGACGCTCTAATACTTATGAAGATGAACTAATAGGAGCAAGAGAAAAAGCTATGAAAGAAATGGAAAATAGAGCTATACAAATGGGTGCTAATGCAGTAGTTGGAGTAGATATTGATTACGAAGTATTAGGATCAGATAATGGAATGCTTATGGTAACAGCATCAGGAACTGCTGTTTATTGTGAATAA
- a CDS encoding valine--tRNA ligase: protein MSETKNIATTYDPKEFEDRIYKTWEEKGYFTPVVDKNKKPFTIIMPPPNITGELHLGHAFDDTLQDMLIRFKRMQGYAALWLPGEDHASIATEVKVANELAKQGYNKKEMGREAFLEKVWEWSDDYRARIRNQVKKLGVSADFTREAFTMDENLSAAVKHVFVKLYNEGLIYQGNRITNWCTHCQTALSDAEIEYEEQAGHFWHINYPLADGSGVLEIATTRPETLLGDSGVAVNPNDERYKHLIGKTVILPLVNREIPIVGDGYVDLEFGTGAVKMTPAHDPNDFEVGKRHNLEIIRVMDDKGIINEKGGKYKGLDRYEARKAIVKDLEELGLLVKIKDHAHNVGTHDRCGTTVEPIISKQWYVKMEGLAKPAIEVVKNGKTKFVPERFDKTYFNWMENIQDWCISRQLWWGHRIPVYYCKDCGEMMVLEEAPTKCCKCGSNNIEQDNDVLDTWFSSALWPFSTLGWPNKTEDLEYFYPNNVLVTGHDIIFFWVARMIFSGLHCMGETPFNTVLIHGLIRDSQGRKMSKSLGNGVNPLDVINEYGADALRFMIATGNAPGNDMRYYPERVEASRNFANKIWNASRFVMMNLDKEIMNKYKDCKEYSLADKWILSKMNTLVKEVTENMDKYELGIAMQKVYDFMWTEFCDWYIELVKPVFYGEDEKAKGVAYNVLNTVLVTGLKLLHPAMPFITEEIFTHLTDEETITTSVWPVFDEALVSAESENDMAYIIEAIKGLRNVRAEMNVPPSRKAKVICYIAEDAKVAFTAGKAYMEKLASASEVEFIADKSIVPENAVSLVVKGGELFMPLLDLVDKEKELERLNKELKKLEGEIERIDKKLGNAGFVAKAPAAVVDGEKAKREKYVEMLDAVKVRIESLN from the coding sequence ATGTCAGAAACAAAAAACATTGCGACAACTTATGATCCAAAAGAATTTGAAGACAGAATTTATAAGACATGGGAGGAAAAAGGTTACTTTACTCCTGTAGTAGATAAAAATAAGAAGCCATTTACAATAATAATGCCACCACCAAACATAACTGGTGAATTACATTTAGGTCATGCATTTGATGATACTCTTCAAGATATGCTTATAAGATTTAAAAGAATGCAAGGTTATGCAGCACTATGGTTACCAGGTGAAGACCACGCATCTATAGCAACAGAAGTTAAGGTTGCTAATGAACTTGCTAAGCAAGGTTACAATAAAAAAGAAATGGGAAGAGAAGCATTCCTTGAAAAAGTTTGGGAATGGAGTGACGATTATAGAGCAAGAATAAGAAATCAAGTTAAAAAACTTGGAGTTTCTGCTGACTTTACAAGAGAAGCATTTACAATGGATGAAAATTTAAGTGCAGCTGTAAAGCATGTATTTGTTAAGCTTTATAATGAAGGTCTTATTTATCAAGGAAACAGAATAACTAACTGGTGTACTCATTGCCAAACAGCACTTTCTGATGCTGAAATTGAATATGAAGAACAAGCAGGTCACTTCTGGCACATCAACTATCCATTAGCTGATGGAAGTGGAGTTTTAGAAATTGCAACAACAAGACCAGAAACATTACTTGGAGATAGTGGTGTAGCTGTTAACCCTAATGATGAAAGATATAAACACCTTATTGGTAAAACTGTAATATTACCACTTGTAAATAGAGAAATTCCTATAGTTGGAGATGGCTATGTTGATTTAGAATTTGGTACTGGTGCAGTTAAGATGACTCCAGCTCATGACCCTAATGACTTTGAAGTAGGAAAGAGACACAATCTTGAAATCATAAGAGTTATGGATGATAAAGGTATTATAAATGAAAAAGGTGGAAAATATAAAGGCTTAGATAGATATGAAGCTAGAAAAGCTATAGTTAAGGATTTAGAAGAATTAGGTCTTTTAGTTAAAATTAAAGATCATGCTCATAATGTTGGTACACATGATAGATGTGGAACTACAGTAGAACCAATAATATCTAAGCAATGGTATGTTAAAATGGAAGGTTTAGCAAAACCTGCTATAGAAGTAGTTAAGAATGGAAAAACTAAATTTGTTCCAGAAAGATTTGATAAAACATACTTCAACTGGATGGAAAATATTCAAGATTGGTGTATTTCAAGACAATTATGGTGGGGACATAGAATACCAGTTTACTACTGTAAAGATTGTGGAGAAATGATGGTTCTTGAAGAAGCACCAACTAAATGCTGTAAGTGTGGATCTAATAATATAGAACAAGATAATGATGTACTTGATACATGGTTTAGTTCAGCATTATGGCCTTTCTCAACATTGGGTTGGCCAAATAAAACAGAAGACTTAGAATATTTCTATCCAAACAATGTTTTAGTTACTGGACATGATATAATCTTCTTCTGGGTTGCTAGAATGATATTCTCAGGACTTCATTGTATGGGAGAAACTCCATTTAATACTGTATTAATTCATGGACTTATAAGAGATTCTCAAGGTAGAAAGATGAGTAAATCTTTAGGTAATGGTGTTAATCCATTAGATGTAATAAATGAATATGGTGCTGATGCATTAAGATTTATGATTGCAACTGGTAATGCTCCAGGAAATGATATGAGATACTACCCAGAAAGAGTTGAAGCTTCAAGAAACTTTGCTAATAAGATTTGGAATGCTTCAAGATTTGTTATGATGAACCTTGATAAGGAAATCATGAATAAATACAAAGATTGCAAGGAATATTCATTAGCTGATAAATGGATATTATCAAAAATGAATACATTAGTTAAAGAAGTTACAGAAAACATGGATAAATATGAACTTGGAATTGCAATGCAAAAAGTTTATGACTTTATGTGGACTGAATTCTGTGATTGGTATATAGAACTTGTTAAACCAGTATTCTATGGTGAAGATGAAAAAGCTAAGGGAGTAGCATATAATGTTTTAAATACTGTATTAGTTACAGGATTAAAATTATTACATCCAGCTATGCCATTTATAACAGAAGAAATCTTTACTCACTTAACAGATGAAGAAACAATCACAACATCTGTTTGGCCTGTATTTGATGAAGCTCTAGTAAGTGCAGAATCTGAAAATGATATGGCTTATATTATTGAAGCTATTAAGGGTTTAAGAAATGTAAGAGCTGAAATGAATGTACCACCATCAAGAAAAGCTAAGGTTATTTGTTACATTGCAGAAGATGCAAAAGTAGCATTTACAGCAGGCAAAGCTTACATGGAAAAATTAGCATCAGCTTCAGAAGTTGAATTCATAGCTGATAAATCAATTGTTCCAGAAAACGCAGTTTCATTAGTAGTTAAGGGTGGAGAATTATTCATGCCATTACTTGATTTAGTAGATAAAGAAAAGGAACTTGAAAGATTAAATAAAGAACTTAAGAAACTAGAAGGCGAAATCGAGAGAATAGATAAGAAATTAGGAAATGCAGGTTTCGTTGCTAAGGCTCCAGCAGCAGTTGTAGATGGAGAAAAAGCAAAGAGAGAAAAGTATGTTGAAATGCTTGATGCTGTTAAAGTGAGAATTGAATCATTAAATTAA
- a CDS encoding S66 family peptidase → MKLLNKGDTVGIVACSNGIDKSMELKINELERTLKSIGFKVIFSNTIYKKYSVFNGNGKERADELMRFFEDRSIKAIFDISGGDLANGILEHLNFNIIRENRKLFFGYSDLSVVINALYAKCNMKTYLYQIRNLIGDYSEIQIKNFKDTFMENKTSLLDFKYEWIQGNNINGVVVGGNIRCFLKLAGTEYIPNFKDKILLLESLSGDVAKMTTYLTHYKQLGVFKDIKGIILGNFTEMENKQYSPNIIELVKEIVNDYNIPIVKTKEIGHGPDSKCIIIGENIELK, encoded by the coding sequence ATGAAATTATTAAATAAAGGTGATACCGTTGGAATTGTAGCGTGTTCTAATGGAATTGATAAAAGTATGGAATTAAAGATAAATGAACTAGAAAGAACGTTAAAATCTATTGGTTTTAAGGTTATTTTTTCTAATACAATATATAAAAAATATTCTGTATTTAATGGAAATGGAAAAGAAAGAGCTGATGAACTTATGAGATTTTTTGAAGATAGAAGTATAAAAGCTATCTTTGATATTTCAGGTGGAGATTTGGCCAATGGAATCTTAGAACATTTAAATTTCAATATTATAAGAGAAAATCGTAAATTGTTTTTTGGGTATAGTGATTTATCTGTAGTTATAAATGCATTATATGCTAAGTGTAATATGAAAACATATCTATATCAAATAAGAAATTTAATTGGAGATTATTCTGAAATTCAAATTAAGAATTTCAAAGATACATTTATGGAGAACAAAACATCTCTTCTTGATTTTAAATATGAATGGATACAAGGGAATAACATAAATGGTGTAGTAGTAGGTGGAAATATACGTTGTTTTTTAAAACTTGCAGGAACAGAGTATATACCGAATTTTAAAGATAAGATTTTGTTGTTAGAGAGTTTAAGTGGAGATGTAGCAAAGATGACTACATATTTAACTCATTATAAGCAATTAGGAGTGTTTAAAGATATAAAAGGTATAATATTAGGCAATTTTACAGAGATGGAAAATAAGCAGTATAGTCCTAATATAATTGAATTAGTAAAAGAAATAGTAAATGATTATAATATACCTATAGTAAAAACAAAAGAAATTGGTCATGGACCAGATTCAAAATGTATTATTATAGGAGAGAACATAGAATTAAAATAA
- a CDS encoding glycosyltransferase family 2 protein, translated as MKGCLYLVIPCYNEEAVLLETAKRLLIKMNSMIDKNFITNDSKILFVNDGSKDKTWTIIEDLHSQNPIFSGVNLSRNKGHQNALLAGLMTAKDYADITISLDADLQDDIEVIDKFVEEYYSGSDVVYGVRSSRKTDTFFKRTTALGFYKFMNALGVDVMYNHADYRLMSKRALDGLSQFKEVNLFLRGIVPLIGYKYSVVEYERHERFAGESKYPLKKMLAFALDGITSFSIKPIRIITGLGFFIFFVSFIALIYSLIVKFLGKTVTGWTSLTLSIWMLGGIQLLSLGVIGEYIGKIYNETKQRPRFIIADKLIKTDENKTDL; from the coding sequence ATGAAAGGTTGCCTATACTTGGTGATTCCTTGTTATAACGAAGAAGCTGTATTACTCGAAACAGCAAAAAGATTATTAATAAAAATGAATTCTATGATAGATAAAAATTTTATAACAAATGATAGTAAAATTTTATTTGTTAATGATGGTTCAAAAGATAAAACATGGACTATAATAGAAGATCTTCATTCTCAAAATCCAATCTTTAGCGGAGTAAATTTATCTAGGAATAAAGGACATCAAAATGCTTTATTAGCTGGATTAATGACAGCTAAAGATTATGCTGACATAACAATATCATTAGATGCTGATCTTCAAGATGATATTGAAGTAATTGATAAATTTGTTGAAGAATATTATTCTGGAAGTGATGTTGTTTATGGTGTTAGATCATCTAGAAAAACAGATACATTCTTTAAAAGAACAACTGCTTTAGGATTTTATAAATTTATGAATGCTCTTGGTGTAGATGTTATGTATAATCACGCTGATTATAGACTTATGAGCAAAAGAGCTTTGGACGGATTAAGTCAATTTAAAGAAGTTAATTTATTCTTGAGAGGTATTGTTCCTTTAATTGGCTATAAATACTCTGTTGTAGAATATGAGCGTCATGAAAGATTCGCTGGTGAATCAAAATATCCTTTAAAAAAGATGCTTGCTTTTGCATTAGATGGAATTACATCTTTTAGTATAAAACCAATAAGAATAATTACTGGCTTAGGCTTTTTTATATTTTTTGTTAGTTTTATAGCATTAATATATTCACTTATAGTTAAATTCTTAGGCAAAACAGTTACAGGTTGGACTTCATTAACCTTATCTATTTGGATGCTTGGAGGAATACAACTTTTATCTTTAGGCGTAATTGGGGAATATATAGGTAAAATATATAATGAAACAAAGCAAAGACCACGTTTTATTATTGCTGATAAATTAATAAAAACTGATGAAAATAAAACTGATCTGTAG
- a CDS encoding GtrA family protein, producing the protein MNKLILKFKDTFFSKQFFIFVTIGIINTFIGVVFSYIFSSFLNENLAFIVGYICGLLVSYLLNSFFTFRENLDLNKFIKFSISYIPNFIIQNIVVLIVFNVMGLHKLIAYVLAAIIGVPVTFVLMKFFAFKHKD; encoded by the coding sequence TTGAATAAACTTATACTAAAATTTAAAGACACTTTCTTTTCAAAACAATTTTTCATTTTTGTAACAATAGGAATTATAAACACATTTATTGGCGTTGTTTTTTCCTATATATTCTCAAGTTTTTTAAATGAAAACTTAGCTTTTATAGTAGGTTATATTTGTGGATTATTGGTATCTTATTTATTAAACAGTTTCTTTACATTCAGAGAAAATTTAGATCTTAATAAATTTATAAAATTTTCAATTTCATATATACCCAATTTTATTATACAAAACATAGTTGTACTTATAGTATTCAATGTGATGGGATTACATAAACTTATAGCTTATGTTTTAGCAGCTATAATTGGAGTTCCTGTAACATTTGTATTAATGAAATTCTTTGCATTTAAACATAAAGATTAA
- a CDS encoding iron-containing alcohol dehydrogenase encodes MENFNYSIPTEIYFGKGQIKNLGNAIKKYGSKVLVVYGGGSIKRIGLYDDMMKILKDNNISYVELSNIAPNPRIESVRDGVKLCRDNDVEVVLAVGGGSTIDCAKVIAAGVNYDKDPWDLVLDSSKMTTVLPVITILTLSATGSEMDPFAVISDMSKNEKVGVGNDKMKPKVSILDPEYTYSVPKNQTAAGTADIMSHIFENYFNNTKGAFIQARTAEGLLKACMKYGKIAIEEPNNYEARANLMWASSLAINGLISYGTAGAWSVHPMEHELSAFYDITHGVGLAILTPHWMRYVLNEDTLDKFVEYGINVWELDKNLDKYTIANTAIDKTAEFFKEMGIPSTLREVGIGEENFKIMAQKAVKSGLEYGFKPLAPEDVVNIYKAAL; translated from the coding sequence ATGGAAAATTTTAATTATTCAATACCAACTGAAATTTATTTTGGAAAAGGACAAATAAAAAATTTAGGAAATGCTATAAAAAAATATGGAAGCAAAGTTCTTGTTGTATATGGTGGGGGAAGCATTAAAAGAATAGGTTTATATGATGATATGATGAAGATATTAAAAGATAATAATATATCATATGTAGAACTTTCTAATATAGCTCCAAATCCTAGAATAGAGTCTGTTAGAGATGGGGTAAAACTTTGTAGAGACAATGATGTAGAAGTTGTTTTAGCTGTTGGAGGAGGAAGTACAATAGATTGCGCTAAAGTTATTGCAGCAGGAGTAAACTATGATAAAGATCCATGGGATCTTGTGTTAGATTCAAGTAAAATGACAACTGTTTTACCTGTAATAACTATTTTAACTTTATCAGCAACTGGATCAGAAATGGATCCTTTTGCAGTAATATCTGATATGAGTAAAAATGAAAAAGTAGGTGTTGGTAATGATAAAATGAAGCCTAAAGTTTCAATATTAGATCCAGAATATACTTACTCTGTTCCTAAAAATCAAACAGCAGCAGGAACAGCAGATATCATGAGTCATATATTTGAAAACTATTTTAATAATACTAAAGGTGCATTTATTCAAGCAAGAACTGCTGAAGGATTACTTAAAGCATGTATGAAGTATGGAAAAATAGCAATAGAAGAGCCTAATAATTATGAAGCGAGAGCAAACTTAATGTGGGCTTCTAGTTTAGCTATTAATGGGTTAATATCTTATGGAACAGCTGGAGCATGGTCAGTACATCCAATGGAGCATGAATTAAGTGCATTTTATGACATAACACATGGAGTAGGCTTAGCAATTTTAACACCTCATTGGATGAGATATGTGTTAAATGAGGATACTTTAGATAAATTTGTTGAGTATGGAATTAATGTATGGGAGTTAGATAAGAATTTAGATAAATATACTATAGCTAATACTGCCATAGATAAAACAGCAGAATTTTTTAAAGAAATGGGAATTCCATCAACATTAAGGGAAGTTGGAATTGGAGAAGAAAACTTTAAAATTATGGCACAAAAAGCAGTTAAATCAGGATTAGAATACGGATTTAAACCGCTTGCACCAGAAGATGTAGTTAATATTTATAAAGCTGCATTATAA
- a CDS encoding pseudouridine synthase, which translates to MRINKLFSNLGICSRKDTSKLIEENRIIVNGLPCIQGQWVELEDEILLDNKPLPIKEKIYIALNKPVGVTCTAADEVEHNIINFMNYNEYIFPVGRLDKASQGLILLTNDGDLANKILESENEHEKEYIVTLDRPFNDEFILGMTSGVEICNVKTRQCKVRRISEDTFNIILTQGLNKQIRRMSKAFGYNVKKLERIRIVNIELGNLEYGKWRYLSEEELAVLRKF; encoded by the coding sequence ATGAGGATAAATAAACTTTTTAGTAACTTAGGTATTTGTTCAAGAAAGGATACTAGTAAACTTATTGAAGAAAATAGAATAATAGTGAATGGACTTCCGTGTATACAGGGGCAGTGGGTTGAATTAGAGGATGAAATTCTTCTTGATAATAAACCTCTTCCAATTAAGGAAAAAATATATATAGCTTTAAATAAACCAGTGGGAGTAACTTGCACGGCAGCAGATGAAGTTGAACATAATATAATAAATTTTATGAATTATAATGAATATATATTTCCAGTAGGAAGATTAGATAAGGCATCACAAGGATTAATTTTATTAACTAATGATGGAGATTTAGCTAATAAAATTTTAGAGTCTGAAAATGAACATGAAAAAGAATATATAGTTACTTTAGATAGACCTTTTAATGATGAATTTATTTTAGGAATGACAAGTGGTGTTGAAATATGTAATGTAAAAACAAGGCAATGCAAGGTTAGAAGAATTTCGGAAGATACATTTAATATTATTTTAACTCAAGGGCTTAACAAACAGATAAGAAGAATGAGCAAAGCTTTTGGATATAATGTTAAAAAACTAGAAAGAATAAGAATTGTTAATATTGAACTTGGAAATTTAGAATATGGTAAATGGCGTTATTTATCGGAAGAAGAGTTAGCAGTATTAAGAAAATTCTAA